One stretch of Chryseobacterium fluminis DNA includes these proteins:
- the rimP gene encoding ribosome assembly cofactor RimP — translation MEFRKRIEELLNEFLDTRKDLFLIDLKFSAGDDITVILDGDNGVSLQDCLDASRAIEFNMDREEHDFSLQVMSAGLSEPLSTPRQFAKNLGREIEVLLNDSTQTEGELAKVDEEKITLILRYRKPKDIGKGKVDVEEEKEIPYSEIKKALVTIKF, via the coding sequence ATGGAGTTTAGAAAGAGAATTGAAGAATTATTAAACGAATTCCTTGACACCAGAAAAGATTTATTTCTTATTGATTTAAAGTTTTCTGCAGGGGATGATATCACCGTTATTCTGGATGGTGATAACGGCGTTTCTTTGCAGGATTGCCTGGATGCAAGCCGTGCAATAGAGTTCAATATGGATCGTGAGGAGCATGATTTCAGCCTTCAGGTAATGTCTGCAGGATTGAGTGAGCCCCTGTCGACACCAAGACAGTTTGCAAAAAATCTGGGAAGAGAAATTGAAGTTTTACTAAATGACTCCACCCAGACAGAAGGAGAACTTGCAAAAGTGGATGAAGAAAAAATTACACTTATTCTGCGCTACCGCAAGCCAAAAGATATTGGAAAAGGGAAAGTAGATGTGGAGGAGGAAAAAGAAATTCCTTACTCTGAGATTAAAAAAGCGTTAGTAACAATTAAATTTTAA
- a CDS encoding UDP-glucose dehydrogenase family protein, with protein MNITIVGTGYVGLVTGTTLAELGNSVYCVDIDEKKVEGMKNGIVPIYEPNLEEMFLRNIQAERLFFTTNLKEALDKSEVIYLALPTPPGEDGSADLSYVLKVAGDIGEMMTEYKVVVNKSTVPVGTADRVREVISSKTSIPFDVVSNPEFLREGFAVEDSMNPARVVVGSSSDKAKDIMAKIYQPFTNTGIPIIFMDEKSSELTKYAANSFLAVKITFMNEIANYCEKVGADVDKVRLGMGSDDRIGHRFLFPGIGYGGSCFPKDVKALIRSGKQEDFNFQILEATENVNIAQKVILVSEIEKYFGGSIEGKTIAMWGLAFKANTDDIREASSLDNIALLLEKGAKIVAYDAVAENNVRKILGDQIQYAKTMYDALEKADALFVATEWPEFKNPNFGLMAQKMNHKVIFDGRNLYPLEIPEQNGFYYKSIGRRTIG; from the coding sequence TTGAATATAACGATTGTAGGAACAGGTTATGTAGGATTAGTAACAGGCACTACCCTAGCAGAACTTGGCAATTCAGTATACTGTGTAGATATTGATGAGAAAAAAGTAGAAGGTATGAAAAACGGCATCGTTCCCATTTATGAGCCGAACCTTGAAGAGATGTTCCTGAGAAACATTCAGGCTGAAAGATTATTTTTCACCACTAATCTGAAAGAAGCCTTAGACAAAAGTGAAGTGATCTACCTGGCTTTACCTACTCCTCCCGGAGAAGACGGTTCTGCAGATCTTTCATACGTCCTGAAAGTAGCCGGTGACATCGGCGAAATGATGACAGAATATAAAGTTGTCGTTAATAAAAGTACCGTTCCGGTAGGGACAGCAGACCGGGTACGTGAAGTTATTTCCTCAAAAACAAGCATTCCTTTTGATGTCGTTTCCAATCCGGAATTCTTAAGAGAAGGTTTTGCCGTTGAGGATTCTATGAACCCGGCAAGAGTAGTTGTGGGTTCGAGCTCTGACAAAGCGAAAGATATTATGGCTAAAATTTACCAGCCATTTACCAATACCGGAATTCCCATTATCTTCATGGATGAAAAATCTTCCGAACTTACCAAATATGCCGCCAACTCATTTTTAGCCGTAAAAATTACGTTTATGAATGAAATTGCCAATTATTGCGAAAAAGTAGGCGCCGATGTAGACAAGGTAAGACTCGGAATGGGAAGTGATGACAGGATCGGACACCGCTTTTTATTCCCCGGCATCGGTTACGGAGGAAGCTGTTTCCCTAAAGATGTAAAAGCACTGATAAGATCCGGCAAGCAGGAAGATTTTAATTTCCAGATCCTGGAAGCTACAGAAAATGTAAATATTGCCCAGAAAGTGATCCTGGTCTCAGAAATTGAAAAATATTTCGGAGGAAGCATCGAAGGAAAAACCATTGCCATGTGGGGACTGGCCTTTAAGGCCAATACGGATGACATCCGGGAAGCCTCTTCATTGGACAATATTGCTTTGCTATTAGAAAAAGGCGCGAAAATTGTTGCGTATGATGCCGTGGCAGAAAATAACGTCCGAAAAATACTGGGAGATCAGATTCAGTATGCAAAAACTATGTATGATGCACTGGAAAAAGCAGATGCATTGTTTGTCGCAACAGAGTGGCCCGAATTTAAGAACCCTAACTTTGGACTCATGGCTCAGAAAATGAACCACAAGGTTATTTTCGACGGAAGAAATTTGTACCCTCTTGAAATTCCGGAACAGAACGGATTCTATTATAAAAGTATCGGACGCAGAACAATCGGCTAA